The following are encoded in a window of Primulina tabacum isolate GXHZ01 unplaced genomic scaffold, ASM2559414v2 Contig332, whole genome shotgun sequence genomic DNA:
- the LOC142534105 gene encoding uncharacterized protein LOC142534105 yields the protein MSSLGTSKGILEIAKFAVYVTVPIGLMYFYANNAKNLQKFMGKRQYVVYPPEAPRPPSPEEMREMARELARKRDQK from the exons ATGTCGTCTTTAGGGACTTCAAAGGGAATTTTAGAAATAGCGAAATTCGCAGTATATGTCACTGTTCCGATTGGGCTAATGTATTTCTACGCCAACAACGCAAAGAATCTCCAGAAATTCATGGGAAAG CGTCAATATGTCGTGTACCCTCCTGAAGCGCCGCGGCCTCCATCACCGGAGGAAATGAGAGAGATGGCTCGAGAATTAGCAAGAAAAAGAGATCAGAAGTGA
- the LOC142534100 gene encoding uncharacterized protein At5g64816, whose amino-acid sequence MVEVWWSLVGAAVPVLIAGQAFRMKAKHAEEQRIKSARVREKTADDIFVCERVCTSKRMLNKVGAFSKDPIPDTCVTVCGVSELDACSDACARTVCINQHQVPNWNDVCLRRCQSECLKISASRSS is encoded by the coding sequence ATGGTTGAGGTATGGTGGTCCCTGGTCGGAGCAGCTGTTCCGGTCTTGATTGCAGGTCAAGCATTTAGAATGAAGGCAAAACATGCTGAGGAGCAAAGAATCAAAAGTGCTCGAGTTAGGGAGAAGACCGCGGATGACATTTTTGTGTGTGAGAGAGTTTGCACTTCAAAGAGAATGTTGAATAAAGTTGGAGCATTCTCCAAGGATCCAATCCCCGATACTTGTGTCACGGTATGTGGTGTTTCTGAGCTGGATGCTTGCTCCGATGCTTGTGCTCGAACTGTGTGCATCAACCAACACCAAGTGCCTAATTGGAATGATGTTTGCCTCCGAAGGTGTCAGAGCGAATGTCTCAAAATATCCGCATCTCGGTCCTCTTGA